The DNA window CATCAACGCAATGGAGGATTTTCAGGAATCGCTGATGAAGAAGGACGGCGAGGAAATCGCGGCCGGCGGCGCGTTGGCGGTGCGACTGACGGTCATCCTGTCGGTGACGGCCGCGATCGCGGCGGTGCTGATCGGCTGGTTCATCACGCGTTCGATCACCGTGCCGGTGAACCGGGCCGTGGCGTTGGCGCAGACCGTCGCCGCCGGCGACTTGAGCGGCCAAGTCGAGGTGCGAAGTAAGGACGAGATCGGATTGCTGTTGCAGGCGCTCAATGACATGACACGCAGCCTGAACAATATCGTCGGCCAGGTGCGCGCCGGCAGCGACGAGATCACGACCGCGACGGTGGAAGTGGCCAGCGGCAACCTGGACCTGTCGTCGCGCACCGAACAGCAAGCAAGCGCGTTGGAAGAGACGGCGTCGTCGTTGGAGGAACTGACCTCCACCGTCAGGCAAAACAGCGACAACGCGCGCCAAGCCAACCAGTTGGCCGTGTCCGCCGTCGACGTGGCGCGCCAAGGCGGCGCGGTGGTGACGGAAGTGGTGACGACGATGGGCCACATCCACGCCTCGGCCGGCAAGATCGCCGACATCATCGGCGTCATCGACGGCATCGCCTTCCAGACCAACATCCTGGCCTTGAACGCGGCAGTGGAGGCGGCGCGCGCCGGCGAGCAGGGCCGGGGCTTCGCGGTGGTGGCGTCGGAGGTGCGCAACCTGGCGCAGCGCTCGGCGAGCGCTGCGAGGGAAATCAAAACCTTGATCAACGACTCCGTCGAGCAAGTCAACGCGGGCAATCAGCTGGTGGCCAAGGCCGGCACCACGATGACCGAGGTGGTCGCCAGCATCCAGCGGGTCACCGACATCATGAGCGAAATCACGGCGGCCAGCCGGGAGCAGGAGGTCGGCATCGAGCAGATCAACCAGGCCGTCAACGAAATGGACGCCGTGACGCAGCAGAACGCCGCGCTGGTGGAGCAAGCGGCCGCCGCGACGGCCGCGCTGGAAGGCCAGGCGTCGCACCTGACGCAGGTGGTCAGCGTGTTCAAGCTGGAGCAGGGGCGTGCCGCGCCGAAGGCCCACCAGCCGCAAAACCGGCCGGCACCTCAACTGTCGCTGGCGACAGTGTAAGGTCACCCGCGTGGGCCACAGGATTCAACAATCCCGTTGAAACACGTAGGGCGGATTAGCGAAGCGTAATCCGCCATGCATGCGCCGCCGCCGACGCCTACGACGACAACCGCTGGTTATGCACCTTCCCGGCGATAGTCACATTCCTCAGCACCAGATCCTTAACGTTATAAAGATACGCCGGTTGTTTAAGCACCGGCGTCCCGAAGTCGCAATCGCTGACGGTGACATTACTCACCGGCAGAATCTGCGGCTTACCCGGCCCGTTATAGTTCACCGCCACCGGGCCCAGCACCACAATCGGCTGGTAGCACGAGAACTTGCCATCCTTGGTCTGCACATTGCCGACCGTAATACCCGAGATGTGCACATTGGTCACCAGCGGCGGCCGCGTGCGGATGGTATCGTCGAGCGGGCTGTAGTCGCAATCGAAGGTGATCACGCCACCTGCGCCCGCAGCCACGGTCTTCTCCGGAATCCCCGACCCCGGCGTCGGCTTGTAAAAAGCCGGCGTGGTACGGATGCCGTTAGGGATCTGCACATTGCGCACATAGAAATTACGCAGAAAACCACCGCGCGCCATATTGGTCTTCAGCCGTATGGCGATGTTGAGTGGATCGGTCTTCCAGTTGGCATTCTCAAACACCAGGTTCTGCGCATACACATTCTGTATGCCGCCGGACATGATGCTGCCCAAGGTCAGCGCGCCATGGCCGCTGTGCATGCGGCAATTCTGCACCACCACGTTCTCGCACGGACCGAACTGCGTATCCGTGCCCTTGCCGGAATCGATGGCGATGCAGTCGTCGCCGGTGTTGAACTGGCAGCCCTCGATCAGCACGTAACGGCACGATTCCGGATCGAAACCGTCGTTGTTGGCGCCCATGCTGTTGGCGTAAATGCCTTTCACGTGCACGTTGGCGCAGTCCACCGGGTTGTGCTGCCAGAACGGCGTGTTGGTGGTCTGGTAGCCGGCCAGCAGCACGTCGGTGCAACTGATGAACTGCACCATGTGCGGCCGCAGGAAGTGGCCGATGCCGAAGATGCGTTGCCTGGCCGGCACGCGCGCCTCGCTCAGCGCGCGCAGGTAGTGCGAGTCCGACAGGAACCACGGGTCGTCGCCCTTGATCTTCGCGGCGTCCTCGGCGGATAGATGCGGCGCGATCTCGGTCAGCGGGCGGTTGCGCGGGTTCGGCCGTTCCTGCACCTTGCCGACCGTGAACGGCACATGCACCTCGCCCTTGCGCTCGCGGCCTTTCCAGGACCACCAGCAATCCGCATCGCCGGGGAAGGGCACGCCGGCCTGGCCGTCGAGGATGGAGGTCCAGTCCTCGCCGGTCAGGGCGATGTTGCGCTGGCCGTGGGCGTACACCAGTGACGAATAGTTCAGGCAATCGTTGCCTTCCCAGCGGGTCAGCGACAGTTTGCCATTGGCGCCACAATCGAACTCGCCATGGCGCGCATAGTCGAGCGGATTGGCGGAGAAGTAGACGTGCGCGCCCTTGGCCAGGTGCACGTGAACGTTCGACAACAGCACGATAGGCCCGGCGCACAGCCAATTGCCGGTCGGGATCAAGACGCGGCCGCCGCCGGCCTTGTGGCAGGCGGCGATGGCGGCGCTGATGGCCGGGTAGCAATCGGTCGATCCCGGCGCCGGCGTGTGGATATCGGCGCGGTCGCTGGAGCCGACCCAGGCGTTGATCGGCACCACCTCGCACGCCTTGCCGCCGAACGCGGTGATGACGAAATCCTCCTTGCGGAAGGTGAGCGGTTTCGATACGCGGTCGATGATGGCCTGCGCCTGGCGCCAAGGGTCGGTGGATGCGGCCGAGGTGGCGGAAGCAGCCATCAGCTGCGCCGGCAGACCGCCGGCCAGCGCCAGGGTGCCGCCGGCCAGGGTCTGCATGAAGTTGCGGCGGGCGGCGTGGGTGGTTGAAGTGCTCATCGCGATCCCCGCATCAGGTGTCCAAAACCGTCGAGATGGTCTTGCCGGCGATGCGCACATTCTTCAAGACCAGGCCCTTGACGTTGTGGGTGAACCAAGGCTGCTCGGCGTTGCGCGGCGTGCCGAAGTCGCAGTCGGTGATGGTGATGTCGGTCAACGGTAATACCGGCGTGCCGGGCTTGCCGTTGAAGCTGGTCGCCACCGGTCCCAGGATCACCATGGCCTGGTAGCACGACACCTCGGCGCCGCCGACCTTGATGTTGCCGGCCTTGACATTGGAGATGTGCACGTGCGACACCGACGGCGGCCGGATGCGCACGTCGTCGTCGGCCGGCGCGTAGTCGCAGTCTATGGTGATCAGGCCGCCGCCGCTGGTCGACACCGTCTTCGGCTTGATGACCGAGCCGGGCAGCGGATTGTAAAAACCCGGGGTGGTCTTGACGCCGTTGGGCACGGTCACGTCGCGCACGTAGAAGTGGCGCAGGAAGCCGCCGCGATTCATATTGGTCTTCATGCGGATCGCCGTGCCGAGCGGGTCGCTGTCCCAGTGGATGTTGCGGAACTCGATGCGTTGCGCATACACGTGCTCGATGCCGGCAGCCATCTCGCTGCCCAGGGTGACGCCGCCGTGGCCGCTGTTCATGATGGTGTCCTGGATCACCATATTGCGCGTCGGACCTTCGGCGATGTCGCGGTTCTTGCCGGACTTGATGGCGATGCAGTCGTCGCCGGTGTTGAACAGGCAGCCCTCGACCAGGATGGTGTCGCACGACTCCGGATCGAAACCGTCGCTGTTGGCGCCCTTGCTTTCCATCCGCACTTTGCTGAAGTGAACGTTGCGGCAGTTGACCGGGTGGTGCAGCCAGAACGGCGAATCGAGCAACTGGTAGCCCTGCATCAGCACGTCGGTGCAGCCGACGAATTCGACCATGCACGGGCGCAGGTAGTGGCCGATGCCGAAGATGCGCTTGGCCACCGGCACGCCGGCCTCGGACAGCGCCGGGAGATAGCGCGAGTCGGTGCGCCAGTCGGGACGGGTGCCCTGGATCAGCGCGCGCTCGGCATCCGACAGCGACGGCGCAACCGTCGCCAGCGACTCGGGATTAGCCGGGTTGATCTTGCGTCCGTGCATGGGCGCTTGCTTGTTCTTGCCGCTCCAGTCCCACCAGGAACCGCCGCCTCCGGTTTCGAACGGTACGCCGGCCTGGCCGTTGAGGATGCTGGTCCAGTCCTCGCCGGTCAGCGCGATGTTGCGCTGGTTGTAGGCGTAGATCATCGGCGAGTAGTTCAGCACGTCGTTGCCCTGCCAGCGCGAGATCACCAGCTTGCCGTTCTTGCCGCAATCGATGTCGCCGTACTTGGCGTAGTCGTTCGGGTTGGCGCTGAAGTAGACCTCGGCACCGGCGGCGAGATGGACGTTGACGTTTGACAGCAGCACGATCGGGCCGGCGCAGTACCAGGCGCCGGCGGGAACCAGCACGCGGCCGCCGCCGGCCTTGTTGCAAGCGGCGATAGCGGCGGTGATGGCGGGGTAGCAGTCCGGCGATTTGGCGACCGGCGACATGCGCTTAAGCGGCTCGTCGCCGCCGGTGGTGGTGATCTCGGCCAGTTTGCACGGCTTGGCGCCGAACTTGGTGATCGGAAAATCTTCTTTGCGGAACACGAGCGGCTTGGCGAAGCGGTCGATGATGCGTTGCGCCGTGGCCCAAGGGTCGGCGGAGGCGGCGGGCGCGGTTTGGCCGAACGCGAGCGGCGCGGCGCCACCCAGCATGGCGCCGGCCGAGGCCGCGCGCAGGACGTTGCGGCGTTGCGGGTTCATTACTTGATTCATTTTATTCATCTCCATCATTGCGCGCTGACGCGGAAGTAATCGACATCCAGGCTTGAGGCCTTGGCTTTGCCGGCGGCACCGTCGCCGACGCTGAACACGCCGATCTGCGCGCCCACCCAGCGGCCCTTGCTGATCTTGAGCGGCTGGCCCACGGTCTGGAAGGTCACGTTGTCGGTGCTGTAGGCGAAGCTCGCCATCGCACCCGGCGCCATGGTCATGCGCAGGTACAGCGACGAGGGCGCCGACGGCAGCACCACGGTCGCCGCCTCCTTGCAGCGCACCACGGCCGGGCCGCAGGTGGTGTAGACCAACTGCGTCGCGTCGGCCGTCTTGCGCAGGCCCAGCCACGCATATTGCATGGCGTTGACGATCAGGCCGGCGCGGTCGCCGTTGTTGGCGTCGTTGAGCTGGACGCGGGTGTTGACGACGAACTCCGGCGTCGGCAGCTTTTGCGCCAGGATGGAGGGCGCCGCGCGCACATAATCGGCCGCGTCCGGCGCCGCTTGGGTGAACAGGCGCAACTGGCCGGGACGCTCGCCGAGCGAATACCATTTGGCATTGCTGTTGGCGTTCCACTGCCATTGCAGGCCAAGCCGCGAGCCATCGAATTCATCGGAGGTCGGCGGCGTTTTGATCGCCGCGCCGGCCACCGGTTTGGCGTGGGTGAGCACCGGTTGCCCGGCGCCCGCGTTGGGACCGGCTTCGCCCATGATGGGCCAGTCGTCGACCCAACGCATCGGTTGCAGATGGACCACGCGGCCGTAGGCGTTCTTGTCCTGGAAGTGGATGAACCAGTCCTTGCCGTCCTGCGCGCGCACCCATGCGCCCTGGTGCGGGCCGTTGATCTCGGTCTTGCCTTGCTCGAGCACGGTGCGCACTTCGTACGGCCCGTTCAGGCTGCGCGAGCGGAACACCGACTGCCAGCCTTCCTCGACGCCGCCGGCCGGCGCGAACACGTAGTAATAGCCGTTGGCCTTGTAGAACTTCGGCCCTTCCAGCGTCTTGTAACCCTTGATCGCGTTACCGTCGATGAGCGTGGTGCCTTTGGTGTCGAGCAGCTTGCTGGCGTCCGGCGCCATGCTGCGCAAGGTCAGGATGTTGTTGAAACCGGCCCGGCTCTTGGCCCAGCCGTGCAGCAGATAGGCCTTGCCGTCGTCGTCCCACAGCGGGGTCGGGTCGATGATGCCTTTGCCCGGCAGGATCAGCTTGGGCGCGCTCCACTGGCCGTCGAAACGGTCGGCCGTGATGACGAAGATGCCGTGATCCGGGTCCGGGTAGAAGATCCAGAACTTGCCGTCGTGATAGCGCAGGCACGGCGCCCAGACGCCCTCGCCATGGCGCGGCACGGCGAAGCGCTCGGACGGCACCAGGGCCGGCAGCGCGTGGCCGATCAGCTCCCAGTTGACCATGTCCTTGGAGGTCAGCAGCGGCAGGCCCGGTGAACTATTGAAGCTCGACGAAGTCATATAGTAGGTGTCGCCGACGCGGATCGCGTCCGGGTCGGAATAGTCGGCGTGCAGGACGGGATTCTTGTACTGGCCGTTGCCGAGGTCCGGGGCCCAGGGGGCGGCGGCCGGCTTGGCCGGCGCGTCGACCTGGGCGGTCTGGCACGCGGCCAGCGCGAGCGGCAGCAGCACGGCGCCGGCGATTTTGTAGCGATTCATTGTTGTCATGATCATGGCATCAGAAGGTGTACTCGGCGCGCAAGGTGTAGGCGCGGCCGATCGGTTTGGCGATGTTTTGCGCAAATACCACGCGCGAGCTCAAACGCTGGTTCGACAGCGGCGGTTCCTCGTTCAGCAAGTTGTTGACGCCAAAGGTTACTTTCAAATTATCCGAGAACTTGTAGTTCGTGCTCAGGTTGTACAAGATGTAGTGGTCGATGACATTGTAGAACGGCTGGCCCGGCTTCTGCGTCGGCAGCGCGTTGGTGTCCTGGTAGCTGGAGGTGTAGGACTGCGTCAGCTGCGCACCGAACTTGGCGTAGTTCCACGAGAAGCGCAGGTTGTGCTTCCACTTGAAGATATAGGTGTTGGCCGAGGTCGAACCGGTCGCCAGCGCGCCCGGACGGCCGACGCTGTCGACCCAGGCGCCGCCGGCGTCGTTCTGGCCTTCGTACTGGTCGACATAGGTGCCGTCCAGGTTGACGCCGAACTTGCCCCACTGCTTGGTCGGCACGACGTAGCGGAAGCTGACGTCGACGCCGCGCGTGTGCAGGCCGCCCATGTTCATGCGGGTGACGACGATGTAATCCAGTGTGCCGTCCGGGTTGCGCGTGAACAGGTTGTTGTAGCGGTTGACGTCCGAGAAGATGGTGTCCTCGGTGATCTGCGCGATGGTGCCCTTCATCTTGATGTCCCAGACATCGAACGATAGCATCATGTTCTTGACCGGCTCGAGCACGATGCCGGCGGTGTAGGTGCGCGATTCTTCCGGTTGCAGGTCCGGGTTGGCGCCGGTCAGGGTGGTCAGCTGGGTGTTGCAGACGCGCGCCGGATCGAGGTTCAGGCCGGCGTAGCGCGGGTCGGTGGTCAAGGTGCCGGTGTTCGGCTGCGACGGCGTCGGGCTCGGGCACAGCAGCGGGTCGTCCCAGCGGTTGACCGACGGCGTCCGGGTGCGGGCCGCGCCGTACAGCTCCGGCAGGGTGGGTGCCCGGAAGCCGGTGCTGGCCGTGCCGCGCAGCATGACGGCGGTGTGCGGTTCCCAGCGCACGCTGGCCTTGGGATTGAAGGTCGAGCCGAAATCGCTGAAGTGGTCGGCGCGCGCCGCCAGGGTGAGGTCGAGCTGCTTGGTCAGCGGAGCGTCCAGCTCCATGTACAGGCCGCCGATGGTGCGCGCGCCCTTGGGATTGGTGCCCGGCGCGCCGGACGTTTTGTAGGTTACCGCGTTGGCCAGCATGCTGGTGCGGTCGCTGTACATTTCGCGATGCAGGTCGCCGCCGACGGCGATCGCCAGCGAGCCGCCTTCGAGCGGCATCAGCTCGCGCGACAGGTTGAAGTCCGGACCGAAATATTTGACGCGGGCGGTGCGGTAGTTTTCGCCGTCGACGCTGATGCTGTCGAGATAGGCGCGGCCCTCGGCGTCCTGCTTGCCGAAGGGATTGAGCGTGCCGTTGGCCACGCCGGCGTACAGTTCCGGCGTGGTGACGAAGCCGCTCTTGTAGCCGACCCGGCGCTCGCTCATGGCGGCGTTGAAGCCGACACGGTAATCCCAGCCCACGACCGCGCCCTCGTCGGCGACGACGATGCGGTTGGTGTTCTGGCGGTCATGGGTGCCGGCCGTGCCCAGTTCGTCCAGGCTCCAGGTCAGCGCCAGGTCCTGGCCGGTGACGCCGGCCACGGCCGGCACGCCGCCGCTGCCGCCCGGATACCACTTGCTGCTCCGGTTGATGAACAGCGGCTTGCGCACGCCGGGGTTGAGCCGGTCGTAATCGGTTTGCGCGCCGAACACCTGCGGCGGATTGAGCGCGTCGATATAGGACTCGGTGTTGAGCATTTCCACCGTGAACAGCTTGTCGTCGCCATGGCGGATCGAGGCCTTGGTGAACAGGGTGGTTTGCTTGTTGTCCGGCAGCAGTTGCGGGTAAATGGTCGGGTCCAGGATACAGGTCTTGGCGCCCGCGCCGGAAGCCTTGGTCGAGGCCAGGCTGTACGGCGCGTCGTAGTTGCTGCCGCAGCCGGTGGCCCAATACGGGTTGCCGGTGGTGGTGGTCGGCCGGCCGTTGTTGTACACGGTGAAGTTGGCCGGCGAAGACGACGAGCCGGAGGTGTTGCTGGTGAAGACGGTGCCGCCCAGTTGCGCGATGCGTTCCGGGTCCCAGATTTCCGGACGGCTCTTTTGCATCAGCGACGTGCGGCGCTGCATGTCGAACGAGGCGAAGACGTTCCAGCCGTCCTTTTTCAGGTCGCCGGTGCCGCCGGTGATGGACACGCGCTGCTGCTCGCCGCCGCCGGAGCGTTGCGGCTTGACAATACCGGCGCTCAAGCTGACTTTGTTGACGGTGCGCTTGGTGATGAAGTTGATCACGCCGGCGATGGCGTCCGTGCCGTAGATGGCCGAGGCGCCGTCGCGCAGCACCTCGACCCGCTCGACCGCGCTCATCGGCACCACATCGACGTTGACCGAGCTGGCGCCGATCGCCTCGTTGGGCAGGCGGCGGCCGTTGAGCAGCACCAGGGTACGGTTGGTGTTCAGGCCACGCATATTGATCATGGTGCCGCCGCCCCCGCCCCCGACCGGCTCGTTGGTGGCGCCGGTGACCAGCGAGGTGGCCACTTCGGACATCGTGGTCAAGCCCTGGGCTTCCAGCTCTTCGGCCTTGTAGGTGGTCAGGGGTAGGGCGTTTTCGGTGGCGATGCGCTTGATCGACGAGCCGGTCACTTCGACGCGGGTCATGTTGTCGTCGGCTTGTTGAGCTTGTACTTGATTGGTGAGTGCCAGCACCGCGAGGGCGGTGGCGGTGAGGGCGAGCCGGGGTTTGATAGTGGTTGTCATGTTCAGTCTCCTATTTTTTTATAATTAAACGTCTGTGGTGAAACGGTAAAACGGTAAAGCCCGGTGGGGCGGTGAAACTCGGTGGTGCAATATGAAACTCGTGGAGGCACGTAGGGCGGATTAGCGCAGCGTAATCCGCCAAGCTCCGTCGACGGCTCATGCATGGCGGATTACGGCTTCGCCTAATCCGCCCTACGTGTTTGCGTGGATTTTTGCGTGGCAGTTTCCTCCGCAGGGTTCCAGCCCTTGCCGTCATCGAAGCTGTTGAATATTTGCTGTCTGCCGCCGAAGCGGGCTTTCACCTGCTCCGCCGTCAGCACGTGGCCCGGCGTACGTTGGCTCAAATCCAGCGGCCGGCCCGCTAGGTCCATGCTGCCGAACTCGCCCCAGCCGGCGCCCGGTTTGGCCTCCGGCGTCCGTGGCTTTTTCGGCGCCCAGCCTTGGGCTGCGATATGACTGTCCATGCGGCAGTTGATAAAGCTGACGTTGTCCCACGTGGCCGGCGGCCCCTGACGCGCAAGATAGGCTTTCCCCGCCGGCACGTCGTTGCCCAACGGGCCGGGACCATGCGTCAGCCGACTGTTGAGGAACACAAACCCCGGTTCGCCCGCCGCGACGGTGCGCGCCTGCACGATGTAGCCGCCGCCTCCGGCATGGGCGCTGTCGCCGACGGTGCGGATTTCGCTGTCCTCGAACAGCGCCGCCCGGTTGCCGCCCCAGATAAAATCGACATTGCCGGCGATCAGCGTGCGGTGGAACCACGAGTAGCCCTTGACCTGGATGGTGTCCTGCTCGCTGAAGAAGCTCGCATCGCGCGCCACCAGGCGCCCACGGTCGCTGCTGAAGACCAGCGTTTCCGCCTGGCCGCCCTTGCTGTGCGCGCGCACGGTGTTATTGACCAGAGTGAGATTGTCGAGCGTCACCATGTCGGCGTCCTCGATCAGGAACACCGAGCGGCCGCCGTTGGCGGCTGGTGTCAGCGGTCCACGGCCGGCGCCGGTGCCCGGATTGATGCCATCATTGTTGGTCGCTTCCAGGATGACGCCGTCGCGGCTTTCGCCATGCAAAGTGATATTGTCCTTGCCGCGCAGGTACAGCAACTGGTCGTAGCGGCCGTTGGCGATGCGGATCGACACCGGCGCCGCGCGTGACGTCTGGCGCATCGCGTGGTTGAGCGCGCCCTGTACCGTGCGGAAGTCGGCCGGGCCGTCATCGTCAACGCTGAGGCTGTTGCCGGTCGGCGCCGCCGCGCGGGTACGGAAAGTCCACGGCGCGATGCTGGCGCTGGTGAACACGCCGGCGTCGATGACGACCTCGTACTCGGTGCCGTAGTCCAGTTTGGCGCTGTGCGGGCGTATCGTCGCAGTCATGCCTTGCACGGTGATCGGGCTGTAGCGCACCACGCGCTTATATTCCTGTTGCGCGTTGCCGATGGCATCGACGTCTTCGCCTGGGCGCAGCTCGTCGACCAGCGCGCGGTCGGCCACGCGGTAAATGCGGACCGCGCCTTCGGTGCCGAGCACCGGCGGCTTATCGAAGGCGATCCGCAATGGCGTATCGACCTGCACGTCGGCGGCGCGCGCGGCGGGCGACAGTATCCAGTGCGTCGGATCGGCGGCGAGACCATGCAGCGGCAACGCCGCTCCGAGGAGGACGGAAAAAAGAACTCGCACGATCATTGCCGGGCGACTTTGACCGGCCAGGCGTCAGGGCCCCCGGGGAAGGGAACGAAGCGCTTGCCGCAATCGACCGCGCGAGCGTCCGGCGCGTTGAGCTGGCCGTCGAGCTTGATGGACGAGGTCTTGACCGGCGGGTTGCCGTCCACCACCACATCCTTCAGCGCCAGCCGCAGTGGATGGGCGTCGTCGTAGCCTTGCAGGATCACCTGGCCCGGCGTCAGGCTGTGCACGCTTTCCATGCGCACGCCGGTGTACGACGGAATCAATTGGCCGGCAGGGCCTGGCTCGTAGTTGGTGTCGATATACAGCGGCCAGCGGTTGTTGCGCAGGCAGACGTTGCGGTAGACGATGCCGCTGACCACGCCGCCGCGCCGGTAGTTGCTCTTGATGCGCAGGCCGGAGGTGGTGCCGTCCATGTCCAGGTCGTCCACCAGCACGTTGCGCACGCCGCCGTTGGTCTCGCTGCCGATCGACATGCCGTGGCCGCTGTAGAAATGGTTGTGCAGGATCGAGATGTTCTCGCTCATGCCGTTGTTGCCGGCCTTGATGGCGACGTTGTCGTCGCCGGTGCGGATGTAGCTGTGGGCGATGGTCACGTTGCGCGAGGCGCCGGGATCGATGCCGTCGCTGTTGCGCGCGTCATGCGGGGTATCGATGCGCACGGCCCAGGCGGTAAAGCCGTCCACCCTGTTCAGCGCGACATGGAAGTTGGGCGAGTTGCGCAAGGTGATGCGGTACATCGTGAAGTCGCGCGCGTTGTCGATCTGGATCAGGCGCGGCACGTTCTGGCGCAGCTTTTCTTTTTGAGCGCGGCGGGCGATCTGCCACCAGGTCTCGGGTTTGCCGTCGATCAGTTGGCCGCCCTGGCCGTCGATGGCGCCGTCGCCCATGATGCCCGCGCCCTTTGCGCCATTGACGGTAATAAACGGACGGCAACCCTTGCCGGCCGCGTCGAGCGTACCGCAGGTTTTTTCGCCTTTGTCGAACAGCATGGGATTGGTGCTGGCGTACAGCGTGACGCCGGCGTCCACCACCAGGGTGACGCCGTTGCCGATGGTCAGCGGGCCGGCGGTGAAGCTGACGTTGGCCTTGTTGTCGCCGCCCGCCGCCAGGTGGACCGCGCCGCCCTGTGTGCACTGGTCGATGGCTTTCTGGATGCGCGCGGCGTCGTCGCGGCCGGATGTCGCGGCTTCGGCGGTCACGGTCGCGCAGGACTTCGGCAGGGTCGGTTCGCGCACGTCGCGTGTGTCTTGCGCTTGCGCCAGCGGCTGCACGCACAGCAGCGCGGCGGCCATGGCTGACACGAGGAGGGACGATGGAGGAAATACTTCAACAGGCCGTTTTTTCGGGCCTACATTGGCGATGCGCATGACATGTCTCCAGTTATAGGCGCTGCTTGGGCAGCGCTCACTGGAGTACCTCGCGTACTCCGCGCCGATAAGACGAGGGCCACGCCGATATGGTGGCCGAGGTCGCTCGGTCGGTTGTTTGTTTCGGAAAAAAGATTAGCAGATAAGAATGAGCGAAACCATGCTT is part of the Oxalobacteraceae bacterium OTU3CAMAD1 genome and encodes:
- a CDS encoding glycoside hydrolase family 28 protein, producing the protein MSTSTTHAARRNFMQTLAGGTLALAGGLPAQLMAASATSAASTDPWRQAQAIIDRVSKPLTFRKEDFVITAFGGKACEVVPINAWVGSSDRADIHTPAPGSTDCYPAISAAIAACHKAGGGRVLIPTGNWLCAGPIVLLSNVHVHLAKGAHVYFSANPLDYARHGEFDCGANGKLSLTRWEGNDCLNYSSLVYAHGQRNIALTGEDWTSILDGQAGVPFPGDADCWWSWKGRERKGEVHVPFTVGKVQERPNPRNRPLTEIAPHLSAEDAAKIKGDDPWFLSDSHYLRALSEARVPARQRIFGIGHFLRPHMVQFISCTDVLLAGYQTTNTPFWQHNPVDCANVHVKGIYANSMGANNDGFDPESCRYVLIEGCQFNTGDDCIAIDSGKGTDTQFGPCENVVVQNCRMHSGHGALTLGSIMSGGIQNVYAQNLVFENANWKTDPLNIAIRLKTNMARGGFLRNFYVRNVQIPNGIRTTPAFYKPTPGSGIPEKTVAAGAGGVITFDCDYSPLDDTIRTRPPLVTNVHISGITVGNVQTKDGKFSCYQPIVVLGPVAVNYNGPGKPQILPVSNVTVSDCDFGTPVLKQPAYLYNVKDLVLRNVTIAGKVHNQRLSS
- a CDS encoding glycoside hydrolase family 28 protein, with translation MNQVMNPQRRNVLRAASAGAMLGGAAPLAFGQTAPAASADPWATAQRIIDRFAKPLVFRKEDFPITKFGAKPCKLAEITTTGGDEPLKRMSPVAKSPDCYPAITAAIAACNKAGGGRVLVPAGAWYCAGPIVLLSNVNVHLAAGAEVYFSANPNDYAKYGDIDCGKNGKLVISRWQGNDVLNYSPMIYAYNQRNIALTGEDWTSILNGQAGVPFETGGGGSWWDWSGKNKQAPMHGRKINPANPESLATVAPSLSDAERALIQGTRPDWRTDSRYLPALSEAGVPVAKRIFGIGHYLRPCMVEFVGCTDVLMQGYQLLDSPFWLHHPVNCRNVHFSKVRMESKGANSDGFDPESCDTILVEGCLFNTGDDCIAIKSGKNRDIAEGPTRNMVIQDTIMNSGHGGVTLGSEMAAGIEHVYAQRIEFRNIHWDSDPLGTAIRMKTNMNRGGFLRHFYVRDVTVPNGVKTTPGFYNPLPGSVIKPKTVSTSGGGLITIDCDYAPADDDVRIRPPSVSHVHISNVKAGNIKVGGAEVSCYQAMVILGPVATSFNGKPGTPVLPLTDITITDCDFGTPRNAEQPWFTHNVKGLVLKNVRIAGKTISTVLDT
- a CDS encoding glycoside hydrolase 43 family protein yields the protein MTTMNRYKIAGAVLLPLALAACQTAQVDAPAKPAAAPWAPDLGNGQYKNPVLHADYSDPDAIRVGDTYYMTSSSFNSSPGLPLLTSKDMVNWELIGHALPALVPSERFAVPRHGEGVWAPCLRYHDGKFWIFYPDPDHGIFVITADRFDGQWSAPKLILPGKGIIDPTPLWDDDGKAYLLHGWAKSRAGFNNILTLRSMAPDASKLLDTKGTTLIDGNAIKGYKTLEGPKFYKANGYYYVFAPAGGVEEGWQSVFRSRSLNGPYEVRTVLEQGKTEINGPHQGAWVRAQDGKDWFIHFQDKNAYGRVVHLQPMRWVDDWPIMGEAGPNAGAGQPVLTHAKPVAGAAIKTPPTSDEFDGSRLGLQWQWNANSNAKWYSLGERPGQLRLFTQAAPDAADYVRAAPSILAQKLPTPEFVVNTRVQLNDANNGDRAGLIVNAMQYAWLGLRKTADATQLVYTTCGPAVVRCKEAATVVLPSAPSSLYLRMTMAPGAMASFAYSTDNVTFQTVGQPLKISKGRWVGAQIGVFSVGDGAAGKAKASSLDVDYFRVSAQ
- a CDS encoding TonB-dependent receptor translates to MTTTIKPRLALTATALAVLALTNQVQAQQADDNMTRVEVTGSSIKRIATENALPLTTYKAEELEAQGLTTMSEVATSLVTGATNEPVGGGGGGTMINMRGLNTNRTLVLLNGRRLPNEAIGASSVNVDVVPMSAVERVEVLRDGASAIYGTDAIAGVINFITKRTVNKVSLSAGIVKPQRSGGGEQQRVSITGGTGDLKKDGWNVFASFDMQRRTSLMQKSRPEIWDPERIAQLGGTVFTSNTSGSSSSPANFTVYNNGRPTTTTGNPYWATGCGSNYDAPYSLASTKASGAGAKTCILDPTIYPQLLPDNKQTTLFTKASIRHGDDKLFTVEMLNTESYIDALNPPQVFGAQTDYDRLNPGVRKPLFINRSSKWYPGGSGGVPAVAGVTGQDLALTWSLDELGTAGTHDRQNTNRIVVADEGAVVGWDYRVGFNAAMSERRVGYKSGFVTTPELYAGVANGTLNPFGKQDAEGRAYLDSISVDGENYRTARVKYFGPDFNLSRELMPLEGGSLAIAVGGDLHREMYSDRTSMLANAVTYKTSGAPGTNPKGARTIGGLYMELDAPLTKQLDLTLAARADHFSDFGSTFNPKASVRWEPHTAVMLRGTASTGFRAPTLPELYGAARTRTPSVNRWDDPLLCPSPTPSQPNTGTLTTDPRYAGLNLDPARVCNTQLTTLTGANPDLQPEESRTYTAGIVLEPVKNMMLSFDVWDIKMKGTIAQITEDTIFSDVNRYNNLFTRNPDGTLDYIVVTRMNMGGLHTRGVDVSFRYVVPTKQWGKFGVNLDGTYVDQYEGQNDAGGAWVDSVGRPGALATGSTSANTYIFKWKHNLRFSWNYAKFGAQLTQSYTSSYQDTNALPTQKPGQPFYNVIDHYILYNLSTNYKFSDNLKVTFGVNNLLNEEPPLSNQRLSSRVVFAQNIAKPIGRAYTLRAEYTF
- a CDS encoding pectinesterase family protein, which gives rise to MPLHGLAADPTHWILSPAARAADVQVDTPLRIAFDKPPVLGTEGAVRIYRVADRALVDELRPGEDVDAIGNAQQEYKRVVRYSPITVQGMTATIRPHSAKLDYGTEYEVVIDAGVFTSASIAPWTFRTRAAAPTGNSLSVDDDGPADFRTVQGALNHAMRQTSRAAPVSIRIANGRYDQLLYLRGKDNITLHGESRDGVILEATNNDGINPGTGAGRGPLTPAANGGRSVFLIEDADMVTLDNLTLVNNTVRAHSKGGQAETLVFSSDRGRLVARDASFFSEQDTIQVKGYSWFHRTLIAGNVDFIWGGNRAALFEDSEIRTVGDSAHAGGGGYIVQARTVAAGEPGFVFLNSRLTHGPGPLGNDVPAGKAYLARQGPPATWDNVSFINCRMDSHIAAQGWAPKKPRTPEAKPGAGWGEFGSMDLAGRPLDLSQRTPGHVLTAEQVKARFGGRQQIFNSFDDGKGWNPAEETATQKSTQTRRAD